The Triticum aestivum cultivar Chinese Spring chromosome 3A, IWGSC CS RefSeq v2.1, whole genome shotgun sequence genome includes a region encoding these proteins:
- the LOC123062107 gene encoding uncharacterized protein isoform X1, with protein MNNICTEMNDSPGKGNEINLKQPAVLVLSAMAETGLVSLPSLFTAVLLQANNGLSSDQASAILPSNFEEVATGVLKVLNNVACLDITLLQCMLARSDLKMEFFHLLSSLLNHCMHKWRVPNDQDVESIVTAKCKDKLLDLYNKRSISELVEVVCVTVGAREQLPPSTVGRSSIYIIIRRDNKLYVGQYLEIPMAPVSCLQDEPTWRHCIHMTFTAPALLEVVKASSYRRHTTMAWCRQPSPASSQPCTTRSTTSATATFSSTAVVILPEQTMKLLRACTTACSCKKS; from the exons ATGAATAATATATGTACAGAAATGAATGACAGTCCTGGAAAAGGCAATGAAATAAACCTAAAACAACCTGCAGTGCTTGTACTTTCTGCCATGGCTGAGACAGGCCTGGTTAGTCTGCCTTCACTGTTCACAGCTGTGTTGCTGCAGGCAAACAACGGATTGTCATCTGACCAG GCTTCAGCGATTCTTCCATCAAATTTTGAAGAAGTAGCCACTGGTGTATTGAAAGTTTTGAACAATGTGGCATGTTTGGATATCACTCTTCTGCAGTGTATGCTG GCTAGATCAGATCTGAAGATGGAATTCTTTCATTTGCTCAGTTCTCTTCTGAATCATTGCATGCATAAATGGAGAGTACCAAATGATCAG GATGTCGAGAGCATTGTTACCGCGAAATGCAAAGATAAACTGTTGGATCTCTACAACAAGAGAAGCATCTCAGAACTGGTTGAGGTGGTCTGTGTAACTGTCGGTGCTAGGGAGCAGCTTCCACCTTCAACTGTTGGCAGGTCCAGCATATATATCATTATCAGACGTGACAACAAGCTCTATGTTGGACAG TATTTGGAGATTCCGATGGCTCCAGTATCCTGTTTACAGGATGAACCTACCTGGAGGCACTGTATCCACATGACATTCACGG CACCAGCACTGTTGGAGGTGGTGAAGGCCAGCAGCTACAGACGCCACACGACCATGGCCTGGTGCAGGCagccatctccggcgagctcacAACCCTGCACCACGAGAAGCACCACGTCGGCAACTGCAACATTCAGTTCTACGGCTGTG GTGATCTTGCCGGAGCAGACCATGAAGTTGTTACGCGCTTGCACAACTGCTTGTTCATGTAAAAAGTCGTGA
- the LOC123062107 gene encoding uncharacterized protein isoform X2: protein MNNICTEMNDSPGKGNEINLKQPAVLVLSAMAETGLVSLPSLFTAVLLQANNGLSSDQARSDLKMEFFHLLSSLLNHCMHKWRVPNDQDVESIVTAKCKDKLLDLYNKRSISELVEVVCVTVGAREQLPPSTVGRSSIYIIIRRDNKLYVGQYLEIPMAPVSCLQDEPTWRHCIHMTFTAPALLEVVKASSYRRHTTMAWCRQPSPASSQPCTTRSTTSATATFSSTAVVILPEQTMKLLRACTTACSCKKS from the exons ATGAATAATATATGTACAGAAATGAATGACAGTCCTGGAAAAGGCAATGAAATAAACCTAAAACAACCTGCAGTGCTTGTACTTTCTGCCATGGCTGAGACAGGCCTGGTTAGTCTGCCTTCACTGTTCACAGCTGTGTTGCTGCAGGCAAACAACGGATTGTCATCTGACCAG GCTAGATCAGATCTGAAGATGGAATTCTTTCATTTGCTCAGTTCTCTTCTGAATCATTGCATGCATAAATGGAGAGTACCAAATGATCAG GATGTCGAGAGCATTGTTACCGCGAAATGCAAAGATAAACTGTTGGATCTCTACAACAAGAGAAGCATCTCAGAACTGGTTGAGGTGGTCTGTGTAACTGTCGGTGCTAGGGAGCAGCTTCCACCTTCAACTGTTGGCAGGTCCAGCATATATATCATTATCAGACGTGACAACAAGCTCTATGTTGGACAG TATTTGGAGATTCCGATGGCTCCAGTATCCTGTTTACAGGATGAACCTACCTGGAGGCACTGTATCCACATGACATTCACGG CACCAGCACTGTTGGAGGTGGTGAAGGCCAGCAGCTACAGACGCCACACGACCATGGCCTGGTGCAGGCagccatctccggcgagctcacAACCCTGCACCACGAGAAGCACCACGTCGGCAACTGCAACATTCAGTTCTACGGCTGTG GTGATCTTGCCGGAGCAGACCATGAAGTTGTTACGCGCTTGCACAACTGCTTGTTCATGTAAAAAGTCGTGA